One Mailhella massiliensis DNA segment encodes these proteins:
- the cydB gene encoding cytochrome d ubiquinol oxidase subunit II → METIWFFLWTLLWAVYFILDGFDLGMGSLMPFLASNDHERRVIYNAQGPYWDGNEVWLITAGGVTFAAFPNAYAVMFSALYAPLLILLFCLIFRAVAFEFRGKGDSCTWIFSWDVCMTLGSFLPALLLGVAFANLFMGIPIDGNGVYHGNILKLLNPYGLAGGVLFVIMFCYHGALWLELKSEGNLQVKAFKAARVLWPLLLSMVLVFLALTGHYTESFDRLAQHPAAYAALALAVIGLVASRLCLHSSTLIAWICSALFILGLTFFGVFGMYPGIILSSIDPAYSITIFNGASSPLTLKIMLTVTLCAVPVVLAYQAWVYWTFAHKVTKETLKDEHSY, encoded by the coding sequence ATGGAAACAATCTGGTTCTTCCTCTGGACGCTCCTCTGGGCCGTGTACTTCATTCTCGACGGCTTCGACCTCGGCATGGGCAGCCTCATGCCCTTCCTGGCCTCCAACGACCATGAACGCCGCGTCATCTACAATGCTCAGGGTCCCTACTGGGACGGCAACGAAGTGTGGCTCATCACTGCGGGCGGCGTGACCTTCGCGGCCTTCCCCAACGCCTACGCCGTCATGTTCAGCGCGCTGTATGCGCCCCTGCTCATCCTGCTGTTCTGCCTCATCTTCCGGGCCGTGGCCTTCGAATTCCGCGGCAAGGGCGATTCCTGCACCTGGATCTTCAGCTGGGACGTGTGCATGACTCTGGGGAGCTTCCTGCCCGCTCTGCTGCTCGGCGTGGCCTTCGCCAACCTCTTCATGGGCATTCCCATCGACGGAAACGGCGTGTACCACGGCAACATCCTCAAGCTCCTGAACCCCTACGGCCTTGCCGGCGGCGTGCTCTTCGTCATCATGTTCTGCTATCACGGCGCGCTCTGGCTGGAACTCAAGTCCGAAGGCAACCTTCAGGTCAAGGCCTTCAAGGCCGCCAGAGTGCTCTGGCCCCTGCTGCTTTCCATGGTGCTCGTGTTCCTCGCGCTCACCGGGCACTATACCGAAAGCTTCGACCGTCTGGCTCAGCATCCCGCCGCCTACGCGGCCCTTGCCCTTGCCGTCATCGGTCTCGTGGCCAGCCGCCTCTGCCTGCACTCCAGCACCCTCATCGCCTGGATATGCAGCGCCCTGTTCATCCTGGGTCTCACCTTCTTCGGCGTGTTCGGCATGTATCCCGGCATCATTCTTTCCAGCATTGATCCGGCCTACAGCATCACCATCTTCAACGGCGCCTCCAGTCCCCTTACCCTGAAGATCATGCTCACGGTCACCCTCTGCGCCGTGCCCGTGGTTCTTGCCTATCAGGCCTGGGTTTACTGGACCTTCGCCCACAAGGTGACGAAGGAAACCCTGAAGGACGAACACTCCTATTAA
- a CDS encoding MFS transporter: protein MEEEKGILAGGTLKAIFNRNFNVVAVINLLVMTAYYMIFVTGTLYVRESYGASLSVAGFSSGIMVIGCLSGRFVAGSLLSLFGCRSILLAGLLLYVGSVASFFLAGSLPLLFLQRLFTGIAVGVTGTATGTIVAYVVPRQYHGLGISLFTMSAALALAAGPFLGITLIRSADYAAVVWTALVAGAGSVAAFCALQAMPSMLKKHRSMTDLYSYIDPRVVRFSLVALVACLGYGCVQAFLTAFAEEKGLTWAAGVFFLVYAAAALGTRPFSGHILDHYGENVVFYPALLLMAMAMTLLATAETSAEFLFVALLLGAGFGNFQSAGQAVSLTLVTRSRFAQATTTFFLFFDLGIGLGPYLFGFLVPMAGYEGMFLALAATALASACLYWFEHGRFHGRRGNGRRR from the coding sequence ATGGAGGAAGAGAAGGGCATTCTTGCAGGCGGAACCCTGAAGGCCATATTCAACCGTAATTTCAATGTGGTGGCCGTCATCAATCTGCTTGTCATGACGGCCTATTACATGATTTTCGTCACCGGTACGCTCTATGTGCGCGAATCCTACGGCGCAAGCCTGAGCGTAGCGGGCTTTTCCAGCGGAATCATGGTCATAGGCTGCCTTTCCGGGCGCTTCGTCGCAGGGAGTCTGCTTTCCCTGTTCGGCTGCCGCAGCATTCTTCTTGCCGGTCTCCTGCTCTATGTCGGAAGCGTGGCCTCCTTTTTCCTTGCAGGTTCGCTCCCGCTTCTTTTTCTTCAGCGTCTTTTCACCGGTATTGCCGTAGGAGTGACGGGTACGGCCACGGGTACCATTGTGGCCTATGTCGTGCCGCGGCAGTACCACGGACTCGGCATTAGCCTTTTCACCATGAGTGCGGCGCTCGCGCTTGCGGCGGGACCTTTTCTCGGCATCACGCTCATCCGCAGCGCGGATTATGCCGCCGTGGTGTGGACGGCGCTTGTTGCCGGTGCAGGTTCCGTAGCGGCCTTCTGCGCGCTTCAGGCCATGCCCTCCATGCTGAAGAAGCACCGTTCCATGACGGATCTGTACAGCTATATCGACCCTCGCGTTGTCCGCTTTTCTCTGGTGGCTCTGGTTGCCTGCCTGGGCTATGGGTGCGTGCAGGCCTTCCTTACCGCCTTTGCGGAAGAAAAGGGGCTCACCTGGGCCGCGGGTGTGTTCTTTCTTGTGTATGCCGCCGCAGCGCTGGGTACGCGTCCCTTCAGCGGGCATATTCTCGATCATTACGGGGAAAACGTGGTCTTTTACCCCGCGCTGCTTCTCATGGCCATGGCCATGACGCTGCTTGCCACGGCGGAGACGAGTGCTGAGTTTCTTTTTGTCGCGCTTCTTCTCGGTGCGGGCTTCGGCAATTTTCAGTCCGCCGGGCAGGCTGTTTCGCTGACGCTGGTCACACGTTCGCGTTTTGCCCAGGCAACCACCACATTCTTTCTTTTTTTCGATCTCGGCATAGGGCTGGGACCGTATCTCTTCGGTTTTCTCGTGCCGATGGCAGGGTATGAAGGCATGTTCCTTGCGCTTGCCGCAACGGCCCTTGCCTCCGCATGTCTGTACTGGTTCGAGCACGGCAGGTTCCACGGACGCCGCGGAAACGGCCGCAGGCGCTGA
- a CDS encoding GntR family transcriptional regulator: MKVLIQEIRQRILDLIDRFESDKGRLPPEDDLKDMLGVSRPTVREALAVLCHEGVISKRHGVGNVIQYSVLHTPMRFEAQRDFKAMLREGGHTVRTVREVPFPARGDSLVEQEDFPVKCSLPSPRLLQKTVHYQDERPAVLTYNFFEAREVDDSSVFSEMGYAELVEHLSGERLSHKLMAFIPWVMEKTLSEAFGLPEGTPVLLWHERNFSLQDRLICESVVFFNPQVVTLHSFHRWS; encoded by the coding sequence ATGAAAGTTCTCATTCAGGAGATTCGTCAGCGGATTCTTGATCTGATCGATCGCTTTGAAAGCGACAAGGGCAGGCTGCCTCCGGAAGACGACCTCAAGGACATGCTGGGAGTAAGCAGACCCACGGTACGCGAAGCTCTGGCGGTTCTTTGTCACGAAGGAGTGATTTCCAAGCGGCACGGCGTGGGCAACGTCATCCAGTACAGCGTGCTTCATACGCCTATGCGCTTCGAGGCACAGCGTGACTTCAAGGCCATGCTGAGGGAAGGCGGCCATACGGTGAGGACCGTCCGGGAGGTTCCTTTTCCCGCCCGTGGTGATTCACTGGTGGAGCAGGAAGATTTTCCCGTGAAGTGTTCCCTGCCGAGTCCCCGGCTTTTGCAGAAGACCGTTCATTATCAGGATGAGCGTCCGGCGGTGCTGACCTATAATTTTTTTGAAGCCAGGGAGGTGGACGACAGTTCCGTGTTTTCGGAAATGGGATATGCCGAGCTTGTGGAGCATCTTTCAGGCGAGAGGCTGTCACATAAGCTCATGGCGTTTATCCCGTGGGTCATGGAAAAAACGCTTTCCGAAGCATTCGGTCTTCCCGAAGGAACGCCCGTGCTTTTGTGGCATGAAAGAAATTTCAGTCTGCAGGATAGGCTTATCTGTGAAAGCGTGGTCTTTTTTAATCCGCAAGTGGTGACACTGCATTCTTTCCACCGCTGGTCCTAG
- a CDS encoding tripartite tricarboxylate transporter substrate binding protein yields MLQEKFGMKKCLSVLLAFIMLAYASLASAAGYPEKPVTVWHPFAPRVSYDTIGEYYSTEMEKMLGQPFVMKHGLKGEAARQTLQAPADGYHIFYAGMGPLALGPLMEHVDFTLEDFRPIGRVTLLPIVLFAGKNAPFSTYEGFVEYAKAHPGKVRIAITNKPSSLQIGMTYFIRKHTDLDVQLLEQSSPKEAAEWLLDGRVDMLLTHPPDAERWVKSGDFVPLATFAGKRLPVYPDVPTMRELGYDWEQTSWRALMVRRDTPEDVVRILEEASAKIYASEGAQNAVRNWETIAWMGSEETEAFLYQEVERYKKMAAELGMLIRR; encoded by the coding sequence ATGCTTCAGGAAAAGTTCGGCATGAAAAAATGCCTGTCCGTTCTGCTTGCCTTCATCATGCTCGCGTACGCTTCGCTCGCGTCCGCCGCAGGGTATCCCGAAAAGCCCGTGACGGTATGGCATCCCTTCGCTCCCCGTGTCTCCTATGATACTATAGGGGAATATTACAGCACGGAAATGGAAAAGATGCTCGGGCAGCCTTTCGTCATGAAGCACGGTTTGAAGGGCGAGGCCGCCCGGCAGACACTTCAGGCCCCTGCGGACGGATATCATATTTTTTATGCAGGCATGGGACCGTTGGCCCTCGGGCCTCTGATGGAGCATGTGGATTTTACGCTTGAGGATTTCCGTCCCATCGGGCGTGTGACGTTGCTGCCCATAGTGCTGTTTGCCGGTAAGAACGCGCCGTTTTCCACCTATGAGGGGTTTGTCGAGTATGCCAAGGCCCATCCCGGAAAGGTGCGCATCGCCATTACCAACAAGCCGAGTTCTCTTCAGATCGGTATGACGTATTTCATCAGGAAGCATACGGATCTGGATGTGCAGCTTCTGGAGCAGAGCAGCCCCAAGGAAGCGGCGGAATGGCTGCTCGACGGGCGTGTGGATATGCTCCTCACCCATCCGCCGGATGCCGAGCGCTGGGTGAAAAGCGGCGACTTCGTTCCTCTGGCCACGTTTGCCGGAAAGAGACTGCCCGTTTATCCTGATGTCCCTACCATGAGGGAGCTGGGGTACGACTGGGAGCAGACCAGTTGGAGAGCTCTCATGGTACGTCGCGATACGCCCGAAGACGTGGTGCGGATACTGGAAGAGGCTTCGGCAAAGATCTATGCATCCGAAGGCGCTCAGAACGCGGTGAGAAACTGGGAAACCATTGCCTGGATGGGATCGGAGGAAACGGAAGCGTTTCTTTATCAGGAAGTGGAACGCTATAAGAAGATGGCAGCGGAACTCGGTATGTTGATACGGCGTTGA